The Actinomycetota bacterium nucleotide sequence CGGGTCGTGGTTTCCATCGGCCATAGGAGTGTTTGGGGGGGCACGATGGTATGAGGGGTCATCTCATACCCGAGGACGATGTGAGATTCTCGCGGAGTGGGGAAAGGCGGGGCGCCGCGGTCACTTCCTGCCCGGCAGCTCCACGATGCCCGCCTGCACGGCGGCCAGCACCGCTTGGGTGCGGTCATTCTGTCCGAGTTTGCGCAGGATGTGGCTCACGTGCGTCTTGACCGTGGTCTCGCCGATCCAGAGCGCACGGCCGATCTCCTTGTTGGAGAAACCCTTCGCCATGAGCCTGAGAACCTCGACCTCGCGGTCGGACAGCGAGCCGAACTCGCCGTCCCCGCTGTTGGGGCCAACAGACGACCGGCCGCTGATGACGCGCGTCGCGACCGACGAGTCGAAGACGGCCTGACCGTCTGCGAGTGCTCTCACCGCCGTGACCACCTTGTCGGGACGAGTGTCTTTGAGGATGTAACCGCCGGCGCCCGCGTCGAGCACCGCGAAGACCTCGTCGTCCTCGTCGAAGCTCGTGAGGACCAGTACCTCGACTTCAGGGCACTTCTCCTTGACGCGTCGGCACACTACGGCACCGCCCCCGCCTGGCATGCGCAAGTCGAGCAGGAGCACGTCGGGTTTCGCCTCACAGGCGCCGTCGAGAGCCGACTGCGTGTCGAAACCCTCGCCGACCACCTCCATGTCGTCCTCGTTCTCGAAGAGCGTGCGAAGCGCATAGCGTACGAGCTCGTGATCGTCGGCGACGAAGACGCGGATCTTCTTCATCAGACCCTCCCTAGCGGCAACTCGACCTCGACGGTGGTTCC carries:
- a CDS encoding response regulator transcription factor, yielding MKKIRVFVADDHELVRYALRTLFENEDDMEVVGEGFDTQSALDGACEAKPDVLLLDLRMPGGGGAVVCRRVKEKCPEVEVLVLTSFDEDDEVFAVLDAGAGGYILKDTRPDKVVTAVRALADGQAVFDSSVATRVISGRSSVGPNSGDGEFGSLSDREVEVLRLMAKGFSNKEIGRALWIGETTVKTHVSHILRKLGQNDRTQAVLAAVQAGIVELPGRK